A genomic window from Chanodichthys erythropterus isolate Z2021 chromosome 1, ASM2448905v1, whole genome shotgun sequence includes:
- the slc26a2 gene encoding sulfate transporter, producing the protein MPVEEICDGVSAEDDAKTGSDVPFLLEEHVKEKVPWKEVLRRKVGKKCSCSSARVKALVVDSIPIIKWLPRYQFKDWIIGDAMSGLIIGILLVPQSIAYSLLAEQDPIYGLYTSFFASIIYALLGTSRHISVGMFGVLCLLVGQVVDRELTLAGYSSGTNQTIMGIVDNSTGPICDRSCYAIMVGATLTFTAGVYQVLMGLLQVGFVSVFLSDSLLSGFATGASLTILTSQIKYFLGLHLPRVQGWGSLIKTWVSLLKNLGHTNICDLITSVICLLVLVPTKELNDRFKAKLKAPIPFELFVVIAATLASHFGKFKETYGSDVAGNIPTGFMPPQLPNWSLIPNIAVDAFSIAIVGFAITVSLSEMFAKKHGYMVDPNQEMYAIGFCNIIPSFFRCFTTSAALTKTLVKESTGCQTQVSGLVTALVLLLVLLVIAPLFYSLQKCVLAVIIVVNLRGALRKFGDIPQMWRVNRVDTIIWLVTMSASALVNTELGLLVGILVSAFFVLGRTQSAQVLQLGQAGDRELFEDIGSYKGLQTQPGVSVFRYEAPIYYANQTLFKKSLYRSVGLDPLKEKARRRKLEKQKTQKQGVEDQKQEMDVSTNVYLLQHTSLHTLVMDCSPVLFLDTAGVNALKEVCKDYKELGVNVFLAQCNTSVIDSLRRGGYYDPKKGTKEIKFHTVGDAISYAQSLKSQNGDCDTVV; encoded by the exons ATGCCAGTTGAAGAGATCTGTGATGGTGTTTCAGCAGAGGATGATGCTAAGACCGGGTCAGATGTTCCTTTCCTTTTAGAGGAGCATGTAAAAGAGAAGGTACCATGGAAGGAGGTGTTGAGAAGGAAGGTGGGAAAAAAGTGTTCCTGCAGTTCTGCTCGAGTCAAAGCCCTGGTCGTAGACTCCATCCCCATCATCAAATGGCTGCCGCGATATCAATTCAAAGACTGGATCATTGGGGATGCCATGTCTGGCCTTATCATCGGCATCCTGTTGGTTCCCCAGTCCATCGCTTATTCTTTACTGGCAGAACAAGACCCTATTTATGGGCTCTATACTTCCTTCTTTGCCAGCATTATCTATGCCCTGCTGGGAACCTCCAGGCACATATCCGTTGGGATGTTTGGGGTATTGTGTCTTCTGGTGGGACAGGTTGTGGATAGGGAACTTACTCTGGCAGGATACTCATCGGGCACCAATCAGACCATCATGGGAATTGTGGACAACAGCACTGGTCCAATCTGTGACCGAAGCTGCTATGCAATCATGGTGGGAGCAACCTTAACTTTCACAGCAGGGGTCTACCAG GTGTTAATGGGTCTCTTACAGGTTGGCTTTGTCTCAGTCTTCCTCTCGGACTCTCTGTTGAGCGGTTTCGCAACTGGCGCCTCTCTCACCATCCTCACGTCCCAGATAAAGTATTTTCTGGGACTTCACCTTCCTCGTGTCCAAGGCTGGGGTTCGCTCATAAAAACCTGGGTCTCTCTGCTGAAGAATCTAGGTCATACCAACATATGTGACCTCATAACAAGTGTGATCTGCTTGCTTGTACTTGTACCCACGAAAGAGCTCAACGACCGCTTCAAGGCTAAGCTCAAAGCCCCTATTCCCTTTGAGCTCTTTGTGGTCATTGCTGCTACTCTAGCCTCCCATTTTGGAAAGTTCAAGGAAACTTATGGCTCGGATGTAGCCGGCAACATTCCCACAGGCTTTATGCCGCCACAGCTTCCGAACTGGTCCCTCATACCCAATATTGCCGTCGATGCATTCTCGATTGCCATTGTTGGTTTCGCCATTACTGTGTCTCTGTCCGAGATGTTTGCCAAGAAGCATGGTTATATGGTGGACCCTAACCAGGAGATGTATGCCATTGGGTTCTGCAATATCATTCCTTCCTTCTTCCGTTGTTTCACTACCAGTGCTGCCTTGACTAAAACTCTTGTGAAGGAGTCCACTGGTTGCCAGACTCAGGTCTCAGGGTTGGTGACTGCTCTAGTGCTGCTGCTCGTCCTGCTTGTTATTGCACCTCTCTTCTACTCATTGCAGAA ATGTGTTCTGGCTGTCATCATAGTCGTCAACCTCCGTGGAGCGCTGCGAAAGTTTGGGGACATTCCCCAAATGTGGCGTGTCAACCGTGTGGACACTATCATCTGGCTGGTTACTATGTCTGCATCAGCACTAGTGAACACTGAGCTAGGTCTGCTGGTTGGAATTCTGGTCTCTGCGTTCTTTGTGCTAGGCCGAACCCAGTCTGCCCAAGTCCTTCAGCTGGGCCAAGCAGGGGATCGTGAGCTCTTTGAGGACATTGGGTCTTACAAGGGCCTTCAGACCCAACCAGGAGTGTCTGTTTTCCGATACGAGGCTCCTATCTACTACGCCAACCAAACTCTATTTAAGAAGTCACTGTATCGCAGTGTGGGACTGGATCCACTTAAAGAAAAGGCCAGGCGTAGGAAACTAGAGAAGCAAAAGACTCAGAAACAAGGTGTTGAAGACCAGAAGCAAGAGATGGATGTGTCCACCAATGTGTATCTGCTACAGCACACCAGTTTACACACATTGGTCATGGATTGCAGTCCAGTGCTGTTTCTGGACACTGCTGGAGTCAATGCTTTGAAAGAGGTATGCAAGGACTACAAGGAGCTGGGAGTCAATGTATTTTTGGCACAATGCAACACCTCCGTCATTGATTCCTTGCGAAGGGGAGGCTACTATGACCCAAAGAAAGGGACCAAAGAAATAAAGTTTCACACTGTTGGTGATGCCATCTCTTATGCCCaaagtttgaagtcacagaATGGTGATTGTGACACTGTTGTGTAA